ATCCGGCGCATCGACCGCAACGCCTCGCTCCATTGACACGCCTTTACGAATTCCACCTTAGCCAGCTCGGCAGTGCGTGTTGGGTCGGCAGGCGAGGACCGGTAGCGGGCGTAGGCCGAGCTGGAACCCTTGTCGTAGCCATCACACGTCCTCCCCGTCGACGTGCACCGAAGACAAGCTGGCTTCTCCTCTCCACACTTCACCCGACGGATCCTATTACCATCACAGTCAGAATCTTTTTCTTGCTGTGTCTCGTCATTACTCACTTGCTGTCGATCCTTGTCAGCCATTGAACCACAAAGTGTTCTTCTCAAAACCTACCAGGTGATGCAACCGGTCCTGACTTTTGGTCTGCTCGCTCTCGTCCGCTTCTTGATGTGACCCGAGGCTGTGGTGGTCGAAGCTGTTGTTGTCACTGATGATGCCGTTGGAGAATTCGTTGCCGATATCGAGGGGCTCGGATTGCTGCTTTTGGTATTTCCCCCTCCGGTCGTCTGTATATgaagcggcggcggcaatcTCTGCAGCCCCTCGGCCATAATGCTCGTGgttctctctcccccctgGGTATACCCGTGCTActatgtgtgtgtgtgtgtatgtgtgtgagtgtgtgtgagtgtgtgtgaaCCAAAACCGAGATCATTCGGAgacaggaaaaaaaagagatcttcccctccctttttgGATCTTTTTTGGTCGTGTTCCAGGGGCAATGTAATGTAAGCCAAGGTgaagggtaggtaggcaaGTGGACACCGACTGCTTGACACTAATCAATAACCGGGCATAGATGCGCCCTCACAGATTCAGAACAAGCACACCCACGCAACGGCACGCCGAGAagcgaaggaggaggtgatgtaGCGATAAAACAAAAACCCCCATGTCCCCATGTCTCCATACCTTACCCTCCTCAGATCTTGCATCATTTTTTGAAGGGTAGTTGAAGTaggagaggaaaaaagaactGCCTGGGCCACCTTGGCCCCCCCGTTTTCTTCCACCACGCCGCCTTCTCACCCCATCTCACCCACTCAGCTCGAATCCTCTTttatcctctccctcttgtTTTTTGCCATCTCTCGCTTGTCCCAGATGGTCGACCGAGCCCCGGATCGACTCGAGACGCAAGGTCGAAATCGATGTCACTGAAGCCAAAAATGATGGGTTCACACATGTCGGCGGGCGGCCCAGTAGCCACATGGCAGCCCCTCCCCGGGCATCGCCGGCGACGTGCGTCAAGACCACTGCTATTGTATGCATGGAAGCATCCATCGAACTCTTACTAGACAGCAGGTTGTCAAGGCAATCGAGCAAACTACCTTTGAGCCCTTTGTCAGTTTGGGGCATGGCAGCAAGGGCTCTGACTAAGATgaagtttgagaagaagcagtCCGGCGGAGGTGGTCGACGGAGCAGAGGAGTTCTCGCTAAGAATAGCGGTACGGAATGTCGGTGCCTGGTGCCTGGGGAGTTGAGATGGTTGCATGTGCTTGCAGTTTTTCTGCCGGAGAGGAGTGCTGTGctgtggtagtggtggtggtggtggtggtggtggtggtgtgctCGCCCCGTGGCCCCATGGATATCTGACACTCTTCTGAAGAGCTGGGTGTCCCTCTCGATCAGATCAGTTTCCCATCGACTGATTTGGGCTGATCCCTTCCGTAAACTATCCACTGCCGGCGTGGCGGAGCATGGAGTTTCGGAAGGTGGTTAATTATTAGTGCATCACCGGAAGCGTTGCGACTCCAGCGTTCCCCGTCGTCCGCTATACCCTGAAGAGTTAGCAGCTCGGCTCGCTAAAACCCGCCCACGCGTCGAGCCACAGACCTCGGCCAAGCACCGGAGGGGTGTGTCCAAAGACTCGCCGTTGCATCCTGTTTTTGGCATGGCTAAAGACTGAAGATGTCTGTCTGATGGTGTTTTGGAATGTTTGTGTAACAGCGATGGTTAGATTAGGCAACACGAAAAGCAGCAGCCTCCAAGAATAGGCCCCAGGCATCGAGACATACAGAGAGGTCTCAGGTCGGGGTCCCCGGGCTTGCCTTGGAAAGCATCACCATtccaaatcatcatcaccaataCAATCACTCAGTAGTCTCAAGAGCAGCGTGTGTTTGCATGCTGCCTACTCTAGAAACAACAACCTACACCCTACATGTGCAAAAGACGACCGGGGTTCACGACATCGGCCGTTGCGCCTTCGTCATGCCTCACCCTGCCATCGAAGAAGGACCGAAGGTGAGAGAGCAGAGGAAAGAGTACGGAAGCTACATCGCAGAAAGAGCCAACCCGCCAATCTTCAAAGCCaatcccaacctccaaccagAAAACCCCCAGGACGTCGGATAACAACCATCTGTCAGCATCCCACGGCAGTCAGTCTTACAAGATATCATCAAACCACTATCATGCAAGCATACACCCTCCCAACCCGCAGCTACCGCCgcgacgacaacaccaccgcttcCGAACCACCCTTCGACCTCCAGACCCCCTCCAGCGACTCTTATTACAGTAACAGGcgctcaacaacccccctccccttcatccgccaccaccgcaaccgcCGCCGTCTCAACGTCCCAAACACATTCGCCGGCCTTTAGGAAAAGGATCCGAATCggtttcctcctccctcgcagCAAACCATTCGCAATGCCGGGTCCTCCCAGGAGAACCGCCCCGACAACAAGGAAAACActccctccaacctcccgtCATATTACTCAAcctactccctcccccgtAAACCCAGCCCTAGTCCCCCCCCGACAGAACGAGTGAGATCTCCCTACCGCCACAGAACCTTCTCTTTTGAATCCCCGCCTGCATCTCCAGAGCTGGTGGTGTACGCCAACCAAGGGGGGTTAGATCTCTCTTGTGCATCCCCAAGGGATGATCTCGCCCGACATGGTATCAGCCACGCTCAAATTCgatcagcatcatccaccTACCCCTCCGACGAACGGGCCCAAAGTCCTGTCTCCCCGCCGTTGACGCTTGGGAGGAAAATATTGTCTAGTCTGGCAGGGTATGGATTCAGCGAGGCGGAttttgatgctgatgcttcttcggagggggaggatcaCGATGGAGTAGAGGAGGGTTTGTACCccggggagaagaggttgagccgagaggagggggagattgCAAGGGTTATATCCGCCCCgaaatcatcaccacctggGGTCCAGAGTCAGGTCTGGGGTGGGGCGGTGTTTAACTTTCCAGCACCGcccgaggaaggggaaaaggaagaggacgagggttTTGCTTTGCCGGCGCCGGAGTcacctcttcttgttgggcTGGCGGTTGAGGACAGGATGGAACAGGAGGGAGCGGATGAGGATGCTTCCACGAGGTGTTTACCCAGGGTGAGCACTGCGTTTTCGGGGTTTGAAGGGGAGCATTCTTCTTTCGTACCGCCGCTgcaagaagaggagcaagAGCATGTTTCTTTTGGGATGcagttgagggagaggattagTGGGCATTTTCGGAGGGGAAATGgtaatcatcatcatcatcgtcatcatcatcatcacaagtCGGGCGGCTCGagggctgggggtggtggttgcgggAAGGGTTTGGAACGGTTCAAGGAAGAAAGCTCAAAAACAAATGTTGGGACGGATGTGAAGAGGTGGTTTGTGAGGGGGCTCAAagcggggaggaagggggttaggAGGGTCAAGAGGGGGTTGAATCatcatggtgatggcgacaaggggagggaggggaagatgaaAAGGGAGATGAGGCGGGTGGATGAGAAgcttgagagggagagggggaagttgaggaagaagcccggaagggaggggaaggggaagaagagggagggtttTAGGGGAcggatttgggggttgttggtgtagTTTTCTATCAGGTATCGGTTTGGTGATGCGGGTTGGGGTCTGGTGGTTAGATTAGGTATGGATTAAACGGCTTGGTGGTATGGGGTTTGGAGACCGGGGTGATATATTCTGAGCATTATTACCGTCTTTTTCCTGGAGCCGTACAAAACGGTCAGAATAGAGGACAACTCGAAACGGGTTTTCAACTTGTTTACTTGCGAAGGAACTGTGCTTTGTCTCTCCGCCGAGATTTCGTCAGTCTGTATGTCTCGAAACCCCCTTTACACGACAGCAACCACACCCAAAGCTCGGTATTCTTTTGGGGACTTTTGTGTCAAGACTTGGTGTGATGATGTCTGAGTAAGATTCTTGTTAGACACACATTCGGACCAGTCGGAAGGGACCCAAGTCGGTAGTTGAGGGgtttggtgtgtgtgtgtgtgtgtgtgtgtgtacgtgtgtgtgcgtgtggGCTAGGGAGGTAGGTACTTTCTGTGCAACGTTTTACTGCATGGCAACTCAGGACGGCGAAACACGGGGCGTACATTTTCGTGTACAGAGCGTGGATTTGTTTTGAGGTTTTTGACGGGTGGGCGGCACAGTAAACGGTGTAAGTTGGATACCTTACCtgagtacctaggtagggATAGGATGAATaggggaagggttgggaTAGGTGACCAAGGCAGTGCAGGGGGCTTGACATTTatgggtgaggtgagggtACAACCCGTTTTGAGAAGACGGACATACAACCCACACTTGACGAACTACTTTTGATTCACAGAGAGCACTTCCAAATCACAGTCAAAGGTAGCTAAACGCGTCACCCATCTTGCATGTCACCAAAATCAAGGCGTGGGACCTAATCCATTCCCTCAGCCAAGGTAGTAATAGAAGTCTAACCGAACAATgttccctccccttcattCCCAACCTTTGTCATTTCTTCTAGCTAACCTGCCGGCCCTTGAAAATCTACCTAATCTTCACCTTGATGTACGGcacctccacatcctccccgtccGCATCCTCCGTCACCACATCAAAGATCAGCTCCTTCTGATGCTCGggaatcttcttcttgctcacCGTCTCCACCAGCTCGCTCAACTTCATCGGATACTTGTCCTTTCTCTTCGCAGGCGGGAAGAAGGACGCGTACAGCAAGCTCACGCCCGAGCTCACCATCGAGATCTCCAGGCCACGGGACTTGAAGTCATCGATCAACTCTTGCAGCGTGACATCATTGAACTCGAAGCGGTCCCAGATCTTGTCAAACGTCACCTTGCCGTCGGGACCCGTGTACTCAACCTTGGGGCTGGCAATCGGCTCGCTGAAGCCAAAAAAGGGCAGGGCCAAGTTGATGAAGCCGTTCTTGTACTGCTCGATGTCGTCCTTGCCGTCGATAATCTTGAACAGCTCAAGGATGACCAGGCCGGTGACCAAcgccgtggtggtggcgatggcgggAATGATCTTGCCGGCGATGAACTTGGTCTTGTGCCTATCGGCCTGCTCGATCTTGTAGTTGTCGGCACGCAGGTTGCTGGCGGCCGTGATGAAGTCAATGTGGTGGTTggtatcatcatccttctcAAACTCGACAGGAGTGAGCTTGAAGCCGGCAAGGGACTTGGGATCGGGAAGCTGCTTGATCAGGTTGCTCAGCTCagcttcatcatcaaaggcAGCGCCGGCGTTCGGATCCTAAAACAAGTCAGCGAGATCATTCTAGGGTACCTCTTCAGGCAAGACTTACAGGCTCCTTCTCGTCGGCCTGAATTTTGACGTTGGAATCAGGAGAAAAGTCGGGAACAATCATCGACTCCAAGGCCTGGATGTAATCCTGCCttgtcttgttcttgacaTTGATATTGTAGTTGAAGGCATGCAGGTTGGTCGCCGCCACGATGAAGCTGTAGTGAGTGGGATTGTTCACATCAAACTTCAACGGATCAGGCGCGCGCTTCGGCCCAGACCAGAATGGGGTGCCGGTAGACGAGACAGAGTCCTTGGGGAAGTTGTAGAGCAGCTGCTGAATAGCATTGTTGTATTGCTTCTCGAACAGCATGCGGCCCCACTGAACGCAGTCCTCAAAGGTGAGAGCCCGGTCATTCTTGAGGTAGTCGAGGAGCATCTCGAGGGTGGCCTTCTCGTTGCCGCCCTGCTTCAGAGTGGTCTCGAGGTAGTTGGGCTGGGTAAGATAGAGGTTGGCTGTCTCGGCAGGCTTGACAAACGAGCTCTCAAACAACTCACGAGCCCACGCAATGGTGTGCTCGATCTTGTTGGGGAAACTGCGCAGAGTGCACATGGGGAAAGACTGCTCGGGGGGGTCctgagaggaggagtatGACTCGGTGATCTTGGGAAGGACGACCTGGGTGTTGCCCTTGGTACCAAGAGTACCGCTCTCCAGCAGAGGCTTGTGGAAGAAGACGCATCTCCTGTCGACATATGTTCTCGCCTCAACGTTGTCGAGCGCATTGGTAACACCGTCCAAGTCGTTCCAGAAATCCTCGTTAAAGATGTGCTCTGTCTCGGGGCTGACACGGTCCTTCAAGGTGACGATGTGCCCGACCAATTCAGGGTTCATCGCCTGAACTGCTCTGGCGGCACAGTCGCTCTTCATCTGGCCGACATCCTTGGGCCTGAAGAGGAACTGCCTGTTGAGGTTGCTCTTCTCGATGGAATCCATGTCGGTAACAGTGATCTTGCCGCGAGGACCGGTTCCGAGACCGATCATGGCCCAGTTCTTGAGCATTTCGCAGCCGATagcaccggcaccgacgAGGAACTGTCTGACGTTGGCGACCTTGTCTTGGAACTCGCGGCCAAAGACGGCAATTTGGCCATCATAGCGAGCACCGATGGGCTGGCAGAGCTCCTCGGTGCGGGCAACACTCGTTGGGAGTGATTCAAGCGAGTCAAAGTACATGAACTGCTGCACGGGGTTGAACTTTCCAGACACAGCCTTGAGCACTTCTTGAGCCGCGAGGCCgccgaagaaggcggccaTTGGGTTCAGGTCACCAGTAGCCTGGTAGCTGAGCTCCTTCAGGAGCTTCTCATCCCACTCCACCTCGATTCCCTCGGCTTGGGCGAACTGCTTGGCCGAGCTGATCACGACAAGCGCATCTTCATCGTTCATGGGCCGCGGAAGACGACCATGGGTCTGGGCAAAGGCATGCACGGCTTGGAATCCGATGTGAAGCTGTTGTGGGCGATCAAACTTGGCAAAATCAGAGATGACAAATTCAGGCTCTTTCATGGCAGCAGAAATGCTCTTGAAGCTGATGAACTTGGGCATCTTGACCTGCTGATAGAGACCTCCGCGCTTGTACTGCCCGAGACCTGACACGTCACCGATGGAAAAGGTGTATGGGCCCCTGACCGTGACCTTTCGGGGCTCGGCACCGTTGAGACCCTCCataccctccacctcggtAAACGTCACGTAgtcgccatcctccagccCGTGCCGCGTCTCATCGAGGGCAGAGACCAGACCCTCCTCGTCGATGCCTGCCACTATACCACTGACGGGGTTCTCGCCACTGGAGTCGAGCACGGTGAAGTTGTTGCCGAAATCGCAAAAGATGTTGGCGAACAGGCCGGCTGTCTCGGCGGCGATAAAGTAGATGCCCTTCTCGTGGCAGTAGTCGCCGACGAGGATCTTGAGGTGCTGGGGCGTATTTGTTAGAACCACGACCTGGTACTTGTCAAACTGCGACAGGTTCTCGCCAAGACTATCAGATTGGTGAATGTGAACTGGTGTGTAGGCGTTGAGCTCGGCGACACGTGGGGCCACGACCTGGTCGCGAGGCTTGCCGACGTCTTCAGGATGCAGGAAGAAGTTGGAAGAGAGGTCTGCGATGGCGACGGGGGCGGGATCGAAGAGGGAGACGCTCTTCACACCGGCGAGGGCGATGTTCTTTGCGATTTCGACACCGAGACCCTTTTGACCAACGATGAGGACGTTGGAAGCGCCCATGCGCTTCATGGCCTCGTGGCCCAAGACATAGAGCTGTCGGCTGTAGAGCGACTCGTCGATTTCGGTGGTGCCCACGACCGACTCGTCGACCTGCATCCGGGTGACGAGGTCGACCTCCTCGGGGAGCTTCTTGTCCTGGATGGCATCAGGAGCAGTCAGTTTTGAGCCTGTCGGAGCTAGGGTTAACTAGCAAGGAGAAGACGAACAGTCATGGTTTTCTTGAGGGAGATAGGCAGATCCCCGTCGGATACTTTGCGTTTCCCCAGCTTGACAGGTTTATGTGATGGCTGGTGGAGTGGTTTTTGgattgttgatggtggttttgggtgGTATTGCGGTTGCACCGGGCGAGGCGGCAGTTGAGTTGACGGATAGAGTAGGAGAGTTGGCGGTGCGAGGTCCCGGTCACAGGTCAGCCCCGCCACCGAGCTGGGCTGCGGACTGCGCTGCGGGGGATGATGCGATGGATGGTTGGCTGGGTGCCTTGTGAGCTACCTTGGAGTGTAGTGGGGGCAGTGACAGCCTGGAAGTAACAGTAACAACGATGCCAACAGTTTATTATTTGAAATGGTAAGTGTTGGTCTATCTCTGACGCGGATATTTGCAATTTTGTATCTATTATTACCAACAGAGAGCTCGCCTCACAGTAAAAGACAGCTTTTGTTCCGAGCTGTCAGAGCTGCATGGAATCTGATGGTGATTTCTAACCATCCATGGCCCATGGACCATGATGGAATGCGGTTCCACCCCCTGGGGCTGCCTAGCGGGGCAACTGGCCCCGCCTTTCCCGCCAGGTACCCTTGGCCGTGCAATTGATGAGAAGGAACAACTGCTGTTTCGCTCATCGACTTTTGACTTCGATTACCACTTTTTTCCCGATGAGCTTCTTTCATGGTCGGGGACGGCAAGAGTCATGATGCGTGATTTTGATGCTTCCAAGTGGGTATAGAagtctttctctttctctctccgaCACACACATCGTCGATGAAAAGAGATATCTGGCAGGATAGGTACAACCCTAGAAATACAAAAGGGCTTGCTAATGGCAACAGAACGTAAGACGCAAACTTCCAATATCTCCTCTCGTGCTTGTGTCAACAACCAAAGAATCTCTCACCCACAAAGTCGTGTTGAATCACTGAACGGCTTTTAGATAGACGTCACTAAGGTAGGCAGGAGCAGGGTTAGCAGAGGTTCAGAGGCTCAGATGAGTCAAGCCAGTCGGTGAGTGTCAAGAGAGCACTTACAAGATCAGATCCGCATTGGGTGGGATGTGGCCGCGGAATCCTCTGTGAGCAAGCGCTTGGTTAGTCATTGTCTGTGACTAATCGCAGTATAGGTTGGTAAGGTAACTAGTAGTCGCGCATACTTTTCGCCATAGCCATAGTCGCTGGTGATATCAAGCGTGGCTCTCTCGCCAACCCTCATGTCGAGGACCGCCTCATCCCAACCTGGATATACTGTCAGCTGACAGCTTGTCACAGCGGTCCTGTTACTCGACATGCGTACCTCTAATGAGTTTCCCGATCCCGATCTGAGTGGAAAAGTCTCCTTGACCGACGGAGGAGTCAAACCTGAGGTAGGGGTGATCGTGTTAGTTGGTTGCAtgtagagagagagaagcagGTTGTCACTCACTCCTGGCCCTTGTTTTCTGGTTGGCTGGCGTCTTTCAACCAGCCAGTGTACTCGATGACGACTGTTTGTCCAGGGGCAGGTGAAGGTCCGCTCCCGTGGACATGGGTTATTCTTGTGACGCCCATGATGCTGTTGATctgtggggttgttggagttgttggaggaTGTAGAGTGTGAGAGTCAAAGGTAGTCGTGACGAGCTCGGAAAAGGACGGACAAGAGTGTGGCATGGTCTGGAAAGCAACGTAGGATTTGGAGACGAGCCTTGTCCTTTTTATATATCAGGACCCTTCGTCTTGAGGTCCCGTCAGTACTTACATGGTACCTCGGGGGCTCGGAAGCCACGGCCGGTACTTTGTCGCTACTAAAACACTGACTGACAGATCAGATGGGAGATGGCCGTGTCGATCGATTCCCGTGCCCCCGTCACCGGCCAGTCCCCAGTGGTTCTATGCTAGCTCGACCCTGCAATCTTAGTctgcggtgctggtgttggtggcatCCCACATCGCATCCAGGATGCTGTGATGGATGAATCTGGTCGCCGAACTGGTGTGTAAGACCCCGGTCCTGGTTGGCTGCacggcagaagcagcagctagATCTGGCGCGGGGCTATCCGTGGGGTTCGCTCTTCTCGAAGCGAGATTCTCTGATGACCCTCTGTGACCCCTTCACTTTTACCGCATGCTGCATGTACCCAACCTGCCAATCTGCTTTTTTTgcatcccccaacaccaagataTTGGGATGGCCTTTAAACACGGGAAATGCCTAAGCGGTACGTAGCGGCAAGGGTGGGCACCACCACGGGCCGACGCCGACAATGGTCCATCACCCCCCTAGGTTCCTTTCAGGAGAGAAACCTAGGTACTGTGTAGGGTAGCTTCGAACCTCGTCCCAGCACAGCGGTGGGACAAGGGTGTAGCTTGTAGCGAAAAAGACCCGCCTGTGCCACCAAACCGTTGCTGAACGGTGTGAACCTCACTCAAACCTCAACTCACTCAAACCCCAACTCACTCAAACCTCAACTTACTCACAACAGTGGAGGCCACCCCGCGCCTTGTGCTCCAACGACATGCGAATGCCTTGCGGGCAATACCAGACAAATGACAGAGTCTCAGTCTCAGCTTCACACTCTCGACAGCCACGCCTGATTCCAAGACACGCCGAGAGAaagatggggggaggggggggaggggtcagCTTCATGATGGACGCCCAATGACACAAGTGGGAAGACGAACAGGAAAAAGCATCTGGGGCGGGTATCgtgatgttgctggggtggggatggaCCCTTCTGGCATTTCTGTCTGGTGCCCCGAGCATGTACATACATGCGGAGCAGACGCAGGACGGCATCCAACATGCGCAAAGAGGGCAAACCGTAGATGGTTGGGCTCCAGGGCGGTTCTCGGACAAGAAACCCAATCTCCATACCAATATGGAGTGCCATTCCTCCAGCTGCAAGAGCCAGGGCAGAATGCCAGCGTGCATAGATGCCGCATGACACCAGGGCTAGCCCGACTCGTCGACGGGTTCAGATCTCGTCTTTCCCCTACGGTGCCTATTCCTCGACGCTGGCCGCGGCAACACGACGATATCTCGCAATGAGCGATGACGTAGCTTGTCCGCTGGTACAGACGGCTCCATCAAAAAATAGCTTGATGCGTTATGGGTATGTCGCAGTCCAGGGCCCAACAGGAGAAACCTCGCTATTGCTCGCCTTTCCCGCGGCTGTTCCTGCCGCTCGCTGATGCCATATCGGGCCGGTGAACACAAGAGAACCTGGAGAGGAGCGTACAGATCCATCAGGGTCAGGCCGGCCAAGTAACACGGAGCCAATTACCCGCCTAACCTTGCTGCCGTGAGTGGTTTTGAAGGAGCACACGAACGGACAAGGCACATATGTGTGCAAACTGGCATGATACCCCCATTTCCATGAGACTCGGGGGTCTCTCGCTGGTTGCAGGGCAAGGATTCATGGGGTTCATGACGGGCGATGGCAGAAGTTGTCCCGATctgcaccaccagcacctgcGAGCCTATCACATTGGCAGCCAAACAGCGAGTGTTATGCCAGATAGATTGGACGTGACTGCCGCCGGCTGATGAGTACGAACGCAGCACCGCACGATGGCGACCATGGTTCAGAGGGGGGCGAACATCCCTTGGGCTCACCATGGCACCCTGCATCCTGTTTTTCTCGCCCTTCCAGACATGCCATTATATCTCACCCTTCCGGCCGATGTCCACAAACGGATAGGTAGCTTTATGAACGACCCTTCAGCCGAACCACCTGCAGCAAAGGTGCTCTTGCTGCCGAGCTCACCTTGTTGACGACAGCCCCATGCCGTGATGGGAATCTTGGTCTCCTCTGAGGCCCCAATCTATCGATCTAAGGATCTGCTGGACACAATGCCTCCAACCGTACGGGATGGAGAAAAATTCGGTTGGTGGCAGCTCCCCCGGGCATTTCTCTCGGTTTCCATTGGCTCGAAGGCCCTTGATTCCCCTCGTGACAAGATCGAGATCCGGCTCTAAAGGGACTGGGAAACACGTGGTGTCCCTAGAGTGGTGGAGTACGGCGTGTGACCACAACCTTGAACCTTGTGTGAGAGATTCTGCCGCTTTGATCTTGTACAAGTGGGTAAACATCTCGAGATGGGATCGGTCCGTATTACGGCGATAGATGTACCGGGAGGGGTGGCGCGCGAATTCAACCTCCGGCTGCTCGCCCCAGGAGGCTTCTTTTTCATCCATTTTTTCCTGTCGGGGACACGGACAGGCGCAGGTTTGGCCTGATCATCATCGCATATCCCGTCACACTTGTGACAACGAATGCACCCCAAGGCTGCCCGATGCCT
The window above is part of the Podospora bellae-mahoneyi strain CBS 112042 chromosome 3, whole genome shotgun sequence genome. Proteins encoded here:
- the FKR3 gene encoding FK506-binding protein 1B (EggNog:ENOG503P4BA; COG:O), encoding MPHSCPSFSELVTTTFDSHTLHPPTTPTTPQINSIMGVTRITHVHGSGPSPAPGQTVVIEYTGWLKDASQPENKGQEFDSSVGQGDFSTQIGIGKLIRGWDEAVLDMRVGERATLDITSDYGYGEKGFRGHIPPNADLIFDVYLKAVQ
- a CDS encoding hypothetical protein (COG:U; EggNog:ENOG503Q37U) gives rise to the protein MQAYTLPTRSYRRDDNTTASEPPFDLQTPSSDSYYSNRRSTTPLPFIRHHRNRRRLNQTIRNAGSSQENRPDNKENTPSNLPSYYSTYSLPRKPSPSPPPTERVRSPYRHRTFSFESPPASPELVVYANQGGLDLSCASPRDDLARHGISHAQIRSASSTYPSDERAQSPVSPPLTLGRKILSSLAGYGFSEADFDADASSEGEDHDGVEEGLYPGEKRLSREEGEIARVISAPKSSPPGVQSQVWGGAVFNFPAPPEEGEKEEDEGFALPAPESPLLVGLAVEDRMEQEGADEDASTRCLPRVSTAFSGFEGEHSSFVPPLQEEEQEHVSFGMQLRERISGHFRRGNGNHHHHRHHHHHKSGGSRAGGGGCGKGLERFKEESSKTNVGTDVKRWFVRGLKAGRKGVRRVKRGLNHHGDGDKGREGKMKREMRRVDEKLERERGKLRKKPGREGKGKKREGFRGRIWGLLV
- the UBA1 gene encoding E1 ubiquitin-activating protein (EggNog:ENOG503NURC; COG:O; BUSCO:EOG09260ERO) — translated: MTDKKLPEEVDLVTRMQVDESVVGTTEIDESLYSRQLYVLGHEAMKRMGASNVLIVGQKGLGVEIAKNIALAGVKSVSLFDPAPVAIADLSSNFFLHPEDVGKPRDQVVAPRVAELNAYTPVHIHQSDSLGENLSQFDKYQVVVLTNTPQHLKILVGDYCHEKGIYFIAAETAGLFANIFCDFGNNFTVLDSSGENPVSGIVAGIDEEGLVSALDETRHGLEDGDYVTFTEVEGMEGLNGAEPRKVTVRGPYTFSIGDVSGLGQYKRGGLYQQVKMPKFISFKSISAAMKEPEFVISDFAKFDRPQQLHIGFQAVHAFAQTHGRLPRPMNDEDALVVISSAKQFAQAEGIEVEWDEKLLKELSYQATGDLNPMAAFFGGLAAQEVLKAVSGKFNPVQQFMYFDSLESLPTSVARTEELCQPIGARYDGQIAVFGREFQDKVANVRQFLVGAGAIGCEMLKNWAMIGLGTGPRGKITVTDMDSIEKSNLNRQFLFRPKDVGQMKSDCAARAVQAMNPELVGHIVTLKDRVSPETEHIFNEDFWNDLDGVTNALDNVEARTYVDRRCVFFHKPLLESGTLGTKGNTQVVLPKITESYSSSQDPPEQSFPMCTLRSFPNKIEHTIAWARELFESSFVKPAETANLYLTQPNYLETTLKQGGNEKATLEMLLDYLKNDRALTFEDCVQWGRMLFEKQYNNAIQQLLYNFPKDSVSSTGTPFWSGPKRAPDPLKFDVNNPTHYSFIVAATNLHAFNYNINVKNKTRQDYIQALESMIVPDFSPDSNVKIQADEKEPDPNAGAAFDDEAELSNLIKQLPDPKSLAGFKLTPVEFEKDDDTNHHIDFITAASNLRADNYKIEQADRHKTKFIAGKIIPAIATTTALVTGLVILELFKIIDGKDDIEQYKNGFINLALPFFGFSEPIASPKVEYTGPDGKVTFDKIWDRFEFNDVTLQELIDDFKSRGLEISMVSSGVSLLYASFFPPAKRKDKYPMKLSELVETVSKKKIPEHQKELIFDVVTEDADGEDVEVPYIKVKIR